Proteins encoded in a region of the Mycolicibacterium duvalii genome:
- a CDS encoding NAD-dependent epimerase/dehydratase family protein, with translation MRIVVTGASGNVGTALLRRLTRLGVHDVVGVVRRPPRPVGVYEHVRWHSIDLAADDAAAQLRPVFDGADAVVHLAWGFQPTRNVDYLHRVGVGGTTAVLDAADATSVGQLLHMSSVGTYAAGRYGQRIDESWPTSGIPSSPYSRHKSEAEAVLDEYESDRGEGGVPIARMRPGFIVQRAAASGLMRYALPGFLPTLAVPLLPVLPVDRALCIPLVHADDVAAAVLSAVERKATGAFNLAADPPLTRDGVAKVMHAKPIHIPSGLLGTLVDLSWRTRVQPIDRGWLDMAFTVPLLNCARARAELDWRPQWSSMAALSDVLTGVAQQAYAESPPLRRRSMLEQLRRDLTDGQLTTRHLP, from the coding sequence ATGCGCATCGTCGTCACGGGCGCCTCGGGCAACGTCGGCACCGCGCTGCTGCGCCGGTTGACCCGACTGGGCGTCCATGACGTGGTCGGGGTGGTACGGCGGCCGCCGCGGCCGGTCGGCGTTTACGAGCACGTGCGTTGGCACAGCATCGATCTGGCCGCCGACGACGCCGCCGCCCAGCTACGACCGGTCTTCGACGGGGCCGACGCGGTCGTGCATCTGGCGTGGGGCTTTCAGCCCACCCGCAACGTCGACTATCTGCACCGCGTCGGGGTGGGCGGCACCACGGCGGTGCTGGACGCGGCCGACGCCACCTCCGTCGGTCAGCTGCTGCACATGTCGTCGGTCGGCACCTACGCGGCCGGACGCTACGGTCAGCGCATCGACGAGTCCTGGCCCACCTCGGGCATCCCCTCCTCGCCCTACAGCCGCCACAAGTCCGAGGCCGAGGCGGTGCTCGACGAGTACGAAAGCGACCGCGGCGAGGGCGGTGTGCCGATCGCCCGGATGCGACCCGGCTTCATCGTGCAGCGCGCGGCCGCCAGCGGGCTGATGCGCTACGCGCTGCCGGGTTTCCTGCCCACGCTGGCGGTGCCGCTGCTGCCGGTGTTGCCGGTCGACCGCGCGCTGTGCATTCCCCTGGTCCACGCCGACGACGTCGCAGCCGCGGTGCTCAGCGCCGTCGAGCGTAAGGCCACCGGCGCGTTCAACCTGGCCGCCGATCCTCCCCTGACACGCGACGGTGTGGCAAAGGTGATGCACGCCAAGCCGATTCACATCCCGTCCGGACTGCTGGGCACGCTGGTCGACCTGAGCTGGCGTACCCGTGTGCAGCCCATCGACCGCGGCTGGCTGGACATGGCCTTCACGGTGCCGCTGCTCAATTGCGCGCGGGCACGTGCCGAGCTCGACTGGCGCCCGCAGTGGTCCTCGATGGCCGCGCTGTCCGACGTGCTGACCGGCGTCGCCCAGCAGGCCTACGCCGAGAGCCCGCCGCTGCGCCGGCGTTCCATGCTCGAACAGCTCCGTCGCGACCTCACCGACGGGCAGCTGACCACCCGTCACCTGCCGTGA
- a CDS encoding flavin-containing monooxygenase: protein MTPPDPIEEAVVVIGAGPSGLAVARQLKYGQHIDALVLDRAGAPAWSWRTRYDGFRLNTCGFWSHLPGQPIPLQHGRWPGREDMVAYFDDYVRRQGLRTRFGVTVERLERHRGRWLIHTGHESYCASAVLVATGNYHTPWTPQWPGRDEFTGRLLHSAECRNAAALHGCDVLVVGSGNSATDIALQLSNGVAQRVRMSVRTPPHLVPRAAAGIPVDAFSPLFTRLPAAVLDAAAAVMRRVWFGDLRAAGLPPPRLGIYTALLEEHRVPTLADELVPRIKDGRIQVVAAVREFSRDRVVLADGSQVRPDVVIAATGYRRGLEPLVGHLGVLDDSGVPVNNGVRCAAPGLWFLGYDEPLIGPLRALRQHAGPVAAEMAGYLGDQRRNAGTPNASSATSSST, encoded by the coding sequence GTGACGCCGCCGGACCCGATCGAGGAGGCGGTCGTCGTGATCGGCGCCGGTCCGAGCGGTCTGGCCGTGGCACGTCAGCTCAAGTACGGCCAGCACATCGACGCACTGGTCCTCGACCGCGCCGGCGCCCCAGCCTGGTCGTGGCGCACCCGCTACGACGGATTCCGATTGAACACCTGCGGGTTCTGGTCCCATCTTCCCGGACAACCGATCCCGCTGCAGCACGGCCGCTGGCCCGGCCGCGAAGACATGGTCGCGTACTTCGACGACTACGTTAGGCGGCAAGGACTGCGTACCCGGTTCGGCGTGACCGTCGAGCGGTTGGAGCGCCACCGCGGCCGGTGGCTGATCCACACCGGTCATGAATCATATTGTGCATCAGCAGTTCTGGTTGCAACCGGCAACTACCACACGCCGTGGACACCGCAGTGGCCGGGTCGCGACGAATTCACCGGCCGGCTGCTGCACTCGGCGGAGTGCCGCAACGCCGCGGCATTGCACGGCTGCGACGTCCTGGTGGTGGGGTCGGGCAACTCGGCCACCGACATCGCACTGCAGCTCAGTAATGGTGTCGCGCAGCGTGTCCGAATGTCTGTGCGCACGCCCCCGCACCTGGTGCCGCGGGCCGCGGCCGGCATTCCCGTCGACGCGTTCAGCCCGCTGTTCACACGGCTGCCGGCGGCTGTGCTCGACGCAGCCGCGGCGGTGATGCGCCGCGTGTGGTTCGGCGACCTGCGCGCGGCCGGACTTCCACCGCCACGCCTTGGGATCTACACCGCGCTCCTCGAGGAGCATCGCGTTCCGACGCTCGCCGACGAGCTGGTGCCACGCATCAAAGACGGGCGTATTCAGGTGGTCGCGGCGGTGCGCGAATTCAGCCGCGACCGTGTGGTGCTGGCCGACGGCAGCCAGGTGCGTCCCGACGTCGTGATCGCTGCCACCGGCTACCGCCGGGGACTGGAACCGCTCGTCGGCCATCTCGGCGTGCTCGATGACTCCGGCGTTCCCGTCAACAACGGGGTCCGCTGCGCGGCACCGGGCCTGTGGTTCCTCGGGTACGACGAACCCCTGATCGGCCCGCTGCGTGCGCTGCGGCAGCACGCCGGACCGGTCGCCGCCGAGATGGCCGGGTACCTCGGCGATCAGCGCCGCAACGCCGGCACCCCGAATGCCAG